The following coding sequences lie in one Hyalangium ruber genomic window:
- a CDS encoding glucan 1,4-alpha-maltotetraohydrolase domain-containing protein: protein MGKQLSKHLRILTGLLALVLIAPLSSAGVLDGNSSDVMLQGFHWRSQETKPWWGVIRNNATNIKNAGFTMVWLPPASDSAAVEGYLPRQLNVFNSAYGSEADLKSAIAALHSNGVKAIADVVVNHRVGTSNWADFTNPTWGADSVCQGDEWTDATGAADTGSGFNAGRDIDHTKAYVRTSLTTWLNYKKNTLGYDGWRWDYVKGFGGSYVGTYVGATAPYFSVGELWTDLNLNDVNPHRQLIMNWIDATAGRSGAFDFTTKGILQQAVQYNEFWRLRDSEGKPQGAIGWWPAKSVTFIDNHDTGPSTPSGGQNHWPFPSDKVLQGYAYILSHPGIPTVYWVHYFDWGTANQNAIKALITARKNAGVTSTSTVSIQVADTSKYAAIITGNTKKLAVKIGPNSWSPGTGWTLVTSGTNYAVWTQ, encoded by the coding sequence ATGGGGAAGCAACTCTCGAAGCACCTGCGCATCCTGACGGGCCTGCTGGCGCTCGTCCTCATCGCCCCGCTGTCCAGCGCGGGCGTCCTCGACGGCAACAGCAGCGACGTCATGCTGCAGGGCTTCCACTGGCGCTCCCAGGAGACGAAGCCCTGGTGGGGCGTCATCCGCAACAACGCGACGAACATCAAGAACGCCGGCTTCACCATGGTGTGGCTGCCTCCGGCCAGCGACTCCGCCGCCGTGGAGGGCTACCTGCCCCGGCAGCTCAACGTGTTCAACAGCGCCTACGGCAGCGAGGCGGACCTGAAGTCGGCCATCGCCGCGCTGCACTCCAACGGGGTGAAGGCCATCGCGGACGTGGTGGTCAACCACCGCGTGGGCACCAGCAACTGGGCCGACTTCACCAACCCCACCTGGGGCGCCGACTCGGTGTGCCAGGGTGACGAGTGGACGGACGCCACGGGCGCGGCGGACACCGGCAGCGGCTTCAACGCCGGGCGCGACATCGACCACACCAAGGCCTACGTGCGGACGAGCCTCACCACCTGGCTCAATTACAAGAAGAACACCCTGGGCTACGACGGCTGGCGCTGGGACTACGTGAAGGGCTTTGGCGGCTCGTACGTGGGCACCTACGTGGGCGCCACCGCTCCTTACTTCTCGGTGGGCGAGCTGTGGACGGACCTCAACCTCAATGACGTGAACCCGCACCGCCAGCTCATCATGAACTGGATCGACGCCACCGCGGGGCGCTCGGGCGCCTTCGACTTCACCACCAAGGGCATCCTCCAGCAGGCGGTGCAGTACAACGAGTTCTGGCGGCTGCGTGACAGCGAGGGCAAGCCCCAGGGCGCCATCGGTTGGTGGCCGGCCAAGTCCGTCACCTTCATCGACAACCACGACACGGGCCCCAGCACCCCCAGCGGCGGGCAGAACCACTGGCCCTTCCCCAGCGACAAGGTGCTCCAGGGCTACGCCTACATCCTGTCCCACCCGGGCATCCCCACCGTGTACTGGGTGCATTACTTCGACTGGGGCACCGCCAACCAGAACGCCATCAAGGCGCTCATCACCGCCCGGAAGAACGCGGGCGTCACCAGCACCTCGACGGTGAGCATCCAGGTGGCCGACACCTCCAAGTACGCCGCCATCATCACCGGCAACACCAAGAAGCTGGCGGTGAAGATCGGCCCGAACTCCTGGTCTCCCGGCACCGGTTGGACGCTGGTCACCTCCGGCACCAACTACGCCGTCTGGACGCAGTAG
- a CDS encoding DUF2914 domain-containing protein — protein sequence MPKTAWKFLLPMMLLATTAFAQAKAELKLGTGVEKYEVVGTSDTFKVAPDTRIYAATRISGVENDKVTMVFLKDGKEASKVELKVPRTPYRTHGYKTMRAGDSGAWTVKVLGPDGTELGSSNFQVEVSGS from the coding sequence ATGCCCAAGACTGCCTGGAAGTTCCTGCTGCCGATGATGCTGCTGGCCACCACCGCCTTCGCTCAGGCCAAGGCCGAGCTGAAGCTCGGCACCGGTGTCGAGAAGTACGAGGTCGTCGGCACCTCCGACACCTTCAAGGTGGCCCCGGACACCCGCATCTACGCCGCAACCCGCATCTCCGGCGTGGAGAACGACAAGGTGACGATGGTCTTCTTGAAGGACGGCAAGGAGGCCTCCAAGGTCGAGCTGAAGGTCCCCCGCACGCCCTACCGCACCCATGGCTACAAGACGATGCGCGCGGGCGACAGCGGCGCCTGGACGGTGAAGGTCCTGGGTCCGGACGGCACCGAACTCGGCTCCTCCAACTTCCAGGTGGAAGTCTCCGGCTCGTAA
- a CDS encoding tetratricopeptide repeat protein, with protein sequence MMEQSRPLDPGGPQEQAFPSVLAASMDPSGLMERAPALATLLPDEPLSSALSRGDTLAVRAVLTARLGREPRGEARDTLQALLANRALFAVAEPAPWLGSVLGTGVSLLGAPPSGEPKAPFIATRVVRLLGVPLWPLSQHLAQRNREGTPQVLGRVPRASALGAVRWAVATGAVALTFAGLGLGVFSLGQREVLLVNGFSRPVEVVLDGERQQLEPDVLVKKQVFRLWGPLSVSASWPGQSKPFEVYSLEAAPRSIYNVLGASSLAVLNAAGSSLALADAPEGSTGSLDAHQTLEPRPGGWERQLRDHLQAGRWKKAGELAARISLVDPTASKAREEAARNLWRTAPEQAVTFVQRLVETYPDEFAAHQLAQEVLLAAGKGQQARENAAALLRKHPDSMDVALLSIRAQEPADRENAYGAVLSRTPLSAQALRALARVRLAEGFPQHALTLLDQARDESAESSVEDLDLRVRVLLSLREIEQATQAVVQFAQAPEHRSWELALLAGRLSRVVGPEHTPYISRKLLPPKRSSPEDLSLFTLLTHERGLGDPEIKAISDANTRTLLELTQATRENLKQAARLVSKANDAVLGQLDPGAAALLALELAWQGEPKEADRVFGSQLALLLARAPLEAYALRGEVTERLKTLPPEMLAAAYLIRGRVEPAEKERETQHARSTDVLGGFALQSLDRYITGRTPFPIMLCGTSMRRMRQQPTPTTESHRGPPPITQRTAAEPAQEALPRPWLR encoded by the coding sequence ATGATGGAGCAATCCCGGCCATTGGACCCAGGCGGGCCTCAGGAGCAGGCCTTCCCCTCCGTGCTGGCCGCCAGCATGGACCCCAGCGGGCTCATGGAGCGGGCTCCGGCGCTCGCCACGCTGCTGCCGGACGAGCCCCTCTCCTCCGCGCTCTCCCGGGGAGACACATTGGCCGTGCGCGCCGTGCTCACTGCCCGCCTGGGCCGGGAGCCTCGGGGTGAGGCACGTGACACCCTCCAGGCCCTGCTCGCCAACCGCGCCCTCTTCGCCGTGGCCGAGCCCGCCCCATGGCTCGGCTCCGTGCTGGGGACGGGCGTCTCGCTCCTGGGCGCGCCTCCCTCCGGGGAGCCGAAGGCCCCGTTCATCGCCACCCGCGTCGTTCGCCTCCTCGGGGTGCCACTCTGGCCGCTGAGCCAGCACCTCGCCCAACGGAACCGCGAAGGGACACCGCAGGTGCTGGGCCGTGTGCCCCGCGCTTCGGCACTCGGAGCCGTGCGGTGGGCCGTGGCCACCGGGGCCGTGGCCCTGACGTTCGCGGGGCTCGGCCTGGGCGTCTTCTCCCTGGGCCAGCGCGAGGTGCTGCTGGTCAACGGCTTCTCTCGGCCCGTGGAGGTGGTCCTGGACGGAGAGCGCCAGCAGCTCGAGCCCGACGTGCTGGTGAAGAAGCAGGTGTTCCGTCTCTGGGGTCCCCTGTCCGTCTCCGCTTCCTGGCCGGGCCAGTCCAAGCCCTTCGAGGTGTACTCCCTGGAGGCCGCCCCCCGCTCCATCTACAACGTGCTGGGCGCCAGCTCGCTGGCGGTGCTCAACGCGGCGGGGAGCTCCCTGGCGCTCGCCGATGCGCCGGAGGGCTCCACGGGAAGCCTCGACGCCCATCAGACGCTGGAGCCACGCCCCGGAGGCTGGGAGCGCCAGCTCCGAGACCACCTCCAGGCGGGGCGGTGGAAGAAGGCCGGGGAGCTCGCCGCGCGCATCAGCCTGGTGGACCCCACCGCCTCGAAGGCCCGGGAGGAGGCCGCGCGCAACCTGTGGCGGACCGCACCGGAGCAGGCCGTGACCTTCGTCCAGCGGCTCGTCGAGACGTACCCGGATGAATTCGCCGCGCACCAGCTCGCCCAGGAAGTGCTCCTCGCCGCGGGCAAGGGGCAGCAGGCACGCGAGAACGCCGCCGCCCTGCTGCGCAAGCACCCGGACTCCATGGATGTAGCCCTCCTGTCCATCCGCGCCCAGGAGCCCGCGGACCGCGAGAACGCCTACGGCGCCGTGCTGTCCCGCACTCCGCTGTCCGCCCAGGCTCTTCGCGCCCTCGCCCGCGTCCGCCTCGCCGAGGGCTTTCCCCAGCATGCGCTGACACTGCTCGACCAGGCGCGGGATGAGAGCGCCGAATCCTCGGTGGAGGACCTGGATCTGCGCGTGCGCGTGCTGCTCTCCCTCCGGGAGATCGAGCAGGCCACCCAGGCAGTCGTCCAGTTCGCGCAGGCCCCCGAGCACCGAAGCTGGGAGCTGGCGCTGCTGGCAGGTCGCCTGTCACGCGTGGTCGGCCCGGAGCACACCCCCTACATCTCGCGCAAGCTGCTGCCCCCCAAGCGCTCCTCCCCGGAGGACTTGAGCCTCTTCACCCTCCTCACCCACGAGCGGGGCCTGGGAGACCCGGAGATCAAGGCCATCTCGGACGCCAACACCCGCACGCTGCTCGAGCTCACCCAGGCCACCCGTGAGAACCTGAAACAGGCCGCGAGGCTGGTCTCCAAGGCGAACGACGCGGTGCTGGGTCAGCTCGACCCAGGCGCCGCGGCGCTGCTCGCCCTGGAGCTCGCATGGCAGGGAGAGCCAAAGGAAGCGGACCGCGTCTTCGGCTCACAACTGGCGCTGTTGCTGGCCCGCGCGCCGCTGGAGGCCTACGCCCTGCGCGGAGAGGTGACGGAGCGCTTGAAGACGCTCCCGCCGGAGATGCTCGCGGCCGCCTACCTCATCCGAGGCCGGGTCGAGCCCGCTGAGAAGGAGCGCGAGACCCAACACGCCCGATCGACGGACGTACTGGGAGGCTTCGCGCTCCAATCCCTCGACCGCTACATCACTGGGCGTACGCCCTTCCCGATCATGCTGTGCGGCACCTCGATGCGCCGGATGAGGCAGCAGCCCACCCCCACCACCGAGTCCCATCGCGGCCCTCCACCCATCACCCAGCGAACAGCAGCAGAACCTGCTCAGGAGGCCCTGCCCCGCCCCTGGCTGCGGTGA
- a CDS encoding chromosome segregation protein SMC — protein MHPRVLLFLAVAFCISACPKAPPPLPAAAPTEQQRLVNEVKGLAEQAQALLETQNRLIWEHWTEGKPVNIAATYTGTESLFSVENIRKMDRLRQLTQDARELRALTALQSHFAGEYLAQQLAEYNDAIANLEASLTFSVDGREVRYRDLERLLANEKSAVKRRALYAAAVPAIERLSQSLRRREERTEELVKELGYASYEAFSSELRQTDLSRLSLLAEEILQATQEPYRVVMERLAQRELALPFASLTRADIPRLFRSREVEDAFPKEESLLRAHASVQGLGIDLTEMPNIYIDARDLPRKNPRPLTLAIEVPKDVRLSVKPASGVLHQARVLHEYGHALHYGFTREQRFELARLGNPTVGEAYSALFEDLLEDPVWLEEHAGVRGDQRAQYLAASSAHKLFLIRRAAGRLLYQLGVHREGTDAKELYRAIMERTDAMPMTPEDTARYLVDQEDFFQSADNFRGWFLAGQLQGQLKARFGPAWWRSPEAGAFLKGLWAQGNALSAREVAEAIGERGIAPDVLLLRLGTTLQVPITLDAQTTEEPPAPPAPAPAPAPPPEAPAPSSTPDAGT, from the coding sequence ATGCACCCAAGGGTCCTTCTCTTCCTCGCTGTTGCCTTTTGCATCAGCGCCTGTCCCAAGGCGCCTCCCCCCCTGCCGGCGGCCGCGCCCACCGAGCAGCAGCGCCTCGTCAACGAGGTGAAGGGGCTCGCCGAGCAGGCCCAGGCCCTGCTCGAGACGCAGAACCGCCTCATCTGGGAGCACTGGACGGAAGGCAAGCCGGTGAACATCGCCGCCACCTACACGGGCACCGAGTCGCTCTTCTCCGTGGAGAACATCCGGAAGATGGACCGGCTGCGCCAGCTCACCCAGGACGCGCGCGAGCTGCGCGCCCTCACCGCGCTCCAGTCCCACTTCGCCGGCGAGTACCTGGCCCAGCAGCTCGCCGAGTACAACGACGCCATCGCCAACCTGGAGGCCTCACTCACCTTCAGCGTGGACGGGCGCGAGGTGCGCTACCGGGATTTGGAGCGCCTGCTGGCCAACGAGAAGAGCGCGGTGAAGCGGCGCGCCCTCTACGCCGCCGCCGTGCCCGCCATCGAACGGCTCAGCCAGTCGCTGCGCCGCCGCGAGGAGCGCACCGAGGAGCTAGTGAAGGAGCTGGGCTATGCCTCCTACGAGGCCTTCAGCAGCGAGCTGCGCCAGACGGACCTGAGCCGGCTGAGCCTCCTGGCCGAGGAGATCCTCCAGGCCACCCAGGAGCCCTACCGCGTCGTCATGGAGCGTCTGGCGCAGCGCGAGCTGGCCCTGCCCTTCGCCTCGCTCACCCGCGCCGACATCCCCCGGCTGTTCCGCTCGCGCGAGGTGGAGGACGCCTTCCCCAAGGAGGAGTCGCTCCTGCGCGCGCACGCCTCGGTGCAGGGCCTGGGCATCGACCTGACGGAGATGCCCAACATCTATATCGATGCGAGGGATCTGCCGCGCAAGAACCCGCGCCCGCTCACCCTGGCCATCGAGGTGCCCAAGGACGTGCGGCTGTCGGTGAAGCCCGCCTCGGGGGTGCTGCATCAGGCGCGTGTGCTGCACGAGTACGGGCACGCGCTGCACTACGGCTTCACCCGCGAGCAGCGCTTCGAGCTGGCCCGGCTGGGCAACCCCACCGTGGGCGAGGCGTACTCGGCGCTCTTCGAGGACCTGCTGGAGGACCCGGTGTGGCTGGAGGAGCACGCGGGGGTGCGCGGGGACCAGCGCGCGCAGTACCTGGCGGCCTCCAGCGCCCACAAGCTGTTCCTCATTCGACGCGCCGCCGGGCGGCTGCTGTACCAGCTCGGGGTACACCGCGAGGGCACCGACGCGAAGGAGCTCTACCGCGCCATCATGGAGCGCACCGACGCCATGCCGATGACGCCCGAGGACACGGCGCGCTACCTGGTGGACCAGGAGGACTTCTTCCAGTCCGCGGACAACTTCCGGGGGTGGTTCCTCGCCGGCCAACTCCAGGGCCAGCTCAAGGCCCGCTTCGGCCCGGCGTGGTGGCGCAGCCCGGAGGCGGGCGCCTTCCTCAAGGGGCTGTGGGCGCAGGGCAACGCCCTGTCCGCCCGAGAGGTCGCGGAGGCCATCGGAGAGCGGGGCATCGCTCCGGACGTGCTCCTGCTGCGCCTGGGCACCACGCTCCAGGTCCCCATCACCCTGGACGCGCAGACGACGGAGGAGCCACCCGCTCCTCCCGCTCCGGCTCCCGCTCCCGCCCCTCCCCCTGAGGCGCCGGCTCCCAGCAGCACTCCCGACGCGGGGACCTGA
- the epmA gene encoding EF-P lysine aminoacylase EpmA, with amino-acid sequence MPNQVRWRAATGRQALYSALRGFFAGQGYLEVETPLLVPTPGMEPHITAFEAPFVPETDVGQARPLYLHTSPEYAMKRLLAEGAGPLFQICKVFRNGEVSPTHNPEFTMLEFYRPNADYHAIMEDLEQALAEAGRKATAGEPGADPAFFTRLPYERLTVRDAVLRATGVDLRVCADGPSLKRAAEAIGVRTGDATSFDDVFFHLFLQRVERGLGHERPTFLIEYPASMAALSRLKPGEPAVAERVELYAKGLELANGFSELTDPVEQRTRLLEEQTLRRQLGRTVYPLDERFLEAVGRMPPSAGIAVGLDRILMLLMGAESITDVLLFPAHEFV; translated from the coding sequence ATGCCCAATCAAGTCCGTTGGCGGGCGGCCACGGGCCGCCAGGCCCTCTACAGTGCGCTCCGGGGATTCTTCGCCGGCCAGGGATACCTGGAGGTGGAGACCCCCCTGCTGGTGCCCACCCCCGGCATGGAGCCGCACATCACCGCCTTCGAGGCGCCCTTCGTGCCGGAGACGGACGTGGGGCAGGCCCGCCCGCTCTACCTGCACACCAGCCCCGAGTACGCCATGAAGCGCCTGCTGGCCGAGGGCGCGGGGCCGCTGTTCCAAATCTGCAAGGTCTTCCGCAACGGGGAGGTGTCGCCCACGCACAACCCCGAGTTCACGATGCTGGAGTTCTACCGGCCGAACGCGGACTACCACGCCATCATGGAGGACTTGGAGCAGGCGCTGGCGGAGGCGGGGCGCAAGGCGACGGCTGGCGAGCCCGGAGCGGACCCGGCCTTCTTCACCCGGCTGCCCTACGAACGGCTCACGGTGCGGGACGCGGTGCTGCGGGCCACGGGGGTGGACCTGCGCGTCTGCGCGGATGGCCCGTCCCTCAAGCGCGCCGCCGAGGCGATCGGGGTGCGCACCGGAGACGCGACGAGCTTCGACGACGTCTTCTTCCACCTGTTCCTGCAGCGGGTGGAGCGGGGGTTGGGGCACGAGCGGCCCACCTTCCTCATCGAGTACCCGGCCTCCATGGCGGCGCTGTCGCGGCTGAAGCCGGGGGAGCCGGCGGTGGCCGAGCGCGTGGAGCTGTACGCCAAGGGGCTGGAGCTGGCCAACGGCTTCTCGGAGCTGACGGACCCGGTGGAGCAGCGCACCCGTCTCTTAGAGGAGCAGACCCTGCGGCGCCAGCTGGGCCGGACCGTGTACCCGCTGGATGAGCGCTTCCTCGAGGCGGTGGGCCGCATGCCTCCCTCGGCGGGCATCGCCGTGGGGCTCGACCGGATCCTCATGCTCCTGATGGGGGCTGAGAGCATCACCGACGTCCTCCTCTTTCCTGCCCACGAGTTCGTGTGA
- a CDS encoding lysophospholipid acyltransferase family protein, with the protein MIPNFLKTAWADTAALSLTAFTSPMTSLLSLRSPRDADGLLYHWGRGMMRAAGATHTSKGLEHLPEGNVVFVCNHQSNYDVILFFAHVRKHTRWVAKRELFKVPVFGTTMRLAGNIPVDRDGSESDKSRLSEAVVAVRERVSVMFFPEGTRNSDGKLKPFKKGAAVFGIQAGVPIVPMAVSGTRNILPKGSLAIRYGQKAALVVGEPIHTQGLTLDDREALTHQLEQTVARLYAEACELSGDKP; encoded by the coding sequence GTGATTCCCAACTTCCTCAAGACCGCGTGGGCGGACACCGCCGCGCTGAGCCTGACGGCCTTCACCTCGCCGATGACGTCGCTGTTGTCGCTGCGCAGCCCGCGCGACGCGGACGGGCTGCTGTACCACTGGGGCCGGGGGATGATGCGGGCCGCGGGGGCGACCCACACCTCGAAGGGCCTGGAGCACCTGCCCGAGGGCAACGTCGTCTTCGTGTGCAACCACCAGTCGAACTACGACGTCATCCTCTTCTTCGCGCACGTGCGGAAGCACACGCGCTGGGTGGCCAAGCGCGAGCTGTTCAAGGTGCCCGTGTTCGGCACGACGATGCGGCTTGCGGGCAACATCCCCGTGGACCGGGACGGGAGCGAGTCGGACAAGAGCCGGCTGTCGGAGGCGGTGGTGGCGGTGCGCGAGCGGGTGAGCGTCATGTTCTTCCCCGAGGGCACGCGCAACTCGGACGGGAAGCTCAAGCCGTTCAAGAAGGGCGCGGCGGTGTTCGGCATCCAGGCCGGTGTGCCCATCGTGCCCATGGCGGTATCGGGCACGCGGAACATCCTGCCCAAGGGGAGCCTGGCCATTCGTTATGGGCAGAAGGCGGCCCTGGTGGTAGGCGAGCCCATCCACACGCAGGGCCTCACGCTGGATGACCGCGAGGCGCTGACCCACCAATTGGAGCAGACCGTGGCCCGGCTCTACGCCGAGGCGTGCGAGCTCTCGGGAGACAAGCCATGA
- a CDS encoding inorganic pyrophosphatase: MKKKAPQHSFQAHPWHGVDPGEDAPATVTAFIELVPTDAVKYELDKETGILRLDRPQQFSSQCPTPYGFIPRTFCGTQVAKRAAERTGLKDIQGDGDPMDICVLTEKVITSGNLLVRAVPIGGFRMVDGNEADDKILAVLESDLAYGEIVHMAQAPRAMVDRLKHYFLTYKQIPGEGKRKVEIAEVYDRPEALEVIRRSMKDYQGLYGSATPRASKPRRKRSLNRK; encoded by the coding sequence ATGAAGAAGAAGGCCCCGCAGCATTCGTTCCAGGCCCACCCGTGGCACGGCGTGGATCCCGGCGAGGACGCGCCGGCCACCGTCACCGCGTTCATCGAGTTGGTGCCCACGGACGCGGTGAAGTACGAGCTGGACAAGGAGACGGGCATCCTGCGGCTGGACCGGCCCCAGCAGTTCTCCAGCCAGTGCCCCACGCCGTATGGCTTCATCCCGCGCACGTTCTGCGGCACGCAGGTGGCGAAGCGCGCCGCCGAGCGCACGGGCCTCAAGGACATCCAGGGCGACGGGGACCCGATGGACATCTGTGTGCTGACCGAGAAGGTCATCACCAGCGGCAACCTGCTGGTGCGCGCGGTGCCGATTGGCGGCTTCCGGATGGTGGATGGCAACGAGGCGGACGACAAGATCCTCGCGGTGCTGGAGTCGGACCTGGCCTACGGGGAGATCGTCCACATGGCGCAGGCGCCGCGCGCGATGGTGGACCGGCTCAAGCACTACTTCCTCACGTACAAGCAGATTCCGGGTGAGGGGAAGCGCAAGGTGGAGATCGCCGAGGTGTATGACCGGCCCGAGGCGCTCGAGGTCATCCGCCGCAGCATGAAGGACTACCAGGGCCTCTATGGGAGCGCGACGCCCCGGGCGAGCAAGCCCCGGCGCAAGCGTTCACTGAACCGAAAGTAG
- a CDS encoding energy transducer TonB family protein: MSPAPPRRLLLALALSLGVHALVWLVLAARARDSAEQRPPPPTPVTLEYVEVEVPPPAAKPPEPPAPPPTPLPPRAPRPTPKPAPPPEATAQAPTPPAPATDVPRTDMPLAADTPRAPGLRLTPSPNLAPPLSLTPGGEVAVAPEDSGGPKGLPSQSAERIVSNLALESLGKGKVERGLVHPYFSQLGKSLLNSWDAERAVSSQGMKGFLEQAQENSKAWNGIWRERAAAYGSSGSPINADAPVQNDRGPPGGDPNLEARRAMKRQMREEFRATRRATIRVVQDAQGKLLEVTLVSPSNNAQVDREALKDVRAAAEQLPPPPAEALAGRQTLTSLWQFELIISITPPVPTLSFEFDEALKFVDMRLPLDRRIYKRVRLLSVQ; the protein is encoded by the coding sequence ATGTCTCCGGCCCCTCCCCGCCGCCTGCTGCTCGCGCTCGCCCTCAGCCTGGGCGTGCATGCACTCGTGTGGCTGGTATTGGCGGCCCGAGCCCGTGACTCCGCCGAGCAGCGCCCGCCTCCGCCCACGCCGGTGACCCTCGAATATGTGGAGGTAGAGGTCCCACCTCCCGCCGCGAAGCCCCCTGAGCCTCCTGCTCCGCCCCCCACCCCGCTGCCACCCCGAGCGCCGCGACCCACGCCCAAGCCGGCCCCTCCTCCCGAGGCAACGGCCCAGGCCCCCACGCCTCCCGCTCCCGCCACCGACGTTCCCCGAACGGACATGCCTCTCGCGGCGGATACACCCCGCGCCCCGGGCCTCCGCCTCACCCCTTCGCCGAACCTCGCGCCTCCGCTCTCGCTCACGCCGGGCGGAGAGGTGGCCGTGGCGCCCGAGGATTCGGGAGGCCCCAAGGGACTTCCCTCCCAGTCCGCGGAGCGCATCGTCAGCAACCTGGCCCTGGAGAGCCTCGGCAAGGGCAAGGTGGAGCGCGGCCTGGTACACCCCTACTTCAGTCAGCTCGGCAAGAGCCTGCTGAACTCCTGGGACGCCGAGCGCGCCGTCTCCTCCCAGGGCATGAAGGGCTTCCTGGAGCAGGCCCAGGAGAACAGCAAGGCCTGGAATGGAATCTGGCGCGAGCGTGCCGCCGCCTATGGCTCCTCGGGCTCGCCCATCAACGCGGACGCTCCCGTGCAGAACGACCGAGGCCCGCCCGGAGGAGACCCCAACCTCGAGGCCCGCCGGGCCATGAAGCGGCAGATGCGCGAGGAGTTCCGCGCCACCCGCCGCGCCACCATCCGCGTGGTGCAGGACGCACAGGGCAAGCTCCTGGAGGTGACGCTCGTCTCCCCCAGCAACAACGCCCAGGTGGACCGCGAGGCCCTCAAGGACGTGCGCGCCGCCGCCGAGCAGCTCCCGCCCCCGCCCGCCGAGGCCCTCGCCGGCCGCCAGACGCTCACCAGCCTCTGGCAGTTCGAGCTGATCATCTCCATCACCCCGCCCGTGCCCACCCTCAGCTTCGAGTTCGACGAAGCCCTGAAGTTCGTCGACATGCGGCTGCCGCTGGACCGCCGCATCTACAAGCGCGTGCGGCTACTTTCGGTTCAGTGA
- a CDS encoding nicotinate phosphoribosyltransferase, whose product MAISLLATDGYKFSMAEAGWPLRRETFYYTHRKGGLQVMPLDLAAFIRGLLPDPKPEDYEFLGRHDYEMGVGFKAAMLRKDRLVIHAVPRGALFYQREPVFTVTGTSAMVSWLEPLLLQLNFRIQVATQALADREELARALAVVTCEEQKRIALETLDSVGVKAVPIRVDSEGYSQRVRAQVRELVEIVEDPSRIFEVGLRAATCLEQHELALRACKDAGVERTSNVEGARKLGMIPVGTMGHEHIQRYGSDEAAFRAMRERRPQRSSYLLDTYDTLTSGLPTAYRLIREEPGAKDSIRFDSGNKKLQYLYAVTMARDIGIHPVNILEDGLDAQATREFEELRRQVGWQPSAQFYGYGGHIVARTMECPLTRDRVAAVYKLSLTGHTPTMKFGNELAEGKQSVPGSPVLFRRRHGNGPIGLIGQEGEAPPDGYFQLTDSAAEAPSFVATHHTDAKDVRVAYTPATQSLVDELRRKHFPAAR is encoded by the coding sequence ATGGCGATCTCGCTGCTCGCGACGGATGGCTACAAGTTCAGCATGGCAGAGGCGGGCTGGCCCCTGCGCCGGGAGACCTTCTACTACACGCACCGCAAGGGCGGCCTGCAGGTGATGCCGCTGGACCTCGCGGCCTTCATTCGCGGCCTGCTGCCCGACCCCAAGCCAGAGGACTACGAGTTCCTCGGCCGCCATGATTACGAGATGGGCGTCGGCTTCAAGGCGGCCATGCTCCGCAAGGATCGCCTCGTCATCCACGCCGTTCCCCGAGGTGCGCTCTTCTATCAGCGGGAGCCGGTGTTCACGGTGACGGGGACCTCGGCCATGGTGTCCTGGCTGGAGCCGCTGCTGCTCCAGCTCAACTTCCGCATCCAGGTGGCCACCCAGGCGCTGGCGGACCGTGAGGAGCTGGCGCGCGCCCTGGCCGTCGTCACCTGCGAGGAGCAGAAGCGCATTGCCCTGGAGACGTTGGACTCCGTGGGCGTCAAGGCGGTGCCCATTCGGGTGGACTCAGAGGGCTACTCCCAGCGGGTCCGCGCGCAGGTGCGCGAGCTGGTGGAGATCGTCGAGGACCCGAGCCGCATCTTCGAGGTGGGCCTGCGCGCCGCCACCTGCCTGGAGCAGCACGAGCTGGCCCTGCGCGCCTGCAAGGACGCGGGGGTCGAGCGTACCAGCAACGTGGAGGGGGCTCGCAAGCTGGGGATGATCCCGGTGGGGACGATGGGGCACGAGCACATCCAGCGCTATGGCTCGGACGAGGCGGCCTTCCGCGCGATGCGGGAGCGCCGGCCGCAGCGTTCCAGCTACCTGCTGGACACCTACGACACGCTCACCTCGGGCCTGCCCACGGCCTACCGGCTCATCCGCGAGGAGCCGGGCGCGAAGGACTCGATTCGCTTCGACTCGGGGAACAAGAAGCTGCAGTACCTCTATGCGGTGACGATGGCGCGCGACATCGGCATCCACCCGGTGAACATCCTCGAGGACGGGCTGGACGCGCAGGCCACCCGGGAGTTCGAGGAGCTGCGGCGCCAGGTGGGCTGGCAGCCCTCGGCGCAGTTCTATGGCTACGGTGGGCACATCGTCGCGCGCACCATGGAGTGCCCGCTGACGCGGGACCGGGTGGCGGCGGTGTACAAGCTGTCGCTCACGGGTCACACGCCCACGATGAAGTTCGGCAACGAGCTGGCCGAGGGTAAGCAGAGCGTTCCGGGCTCGCCCGTGCTCTTCCGGCGTCGCCATGGCAATGGGCCCATCGGGCTCATCGGACAGGAGGGAGAGGCGCCGCCCGACGGGTACTTCCAGCTGACGGATAGCGCCGCGGAGGCGCCCTCGTTCGTGGCCACGCACCACACGGACGCCAAGGATGTGCGCGTGGCCTATACGCCAGCGACCCAGTCCCTGGTCGACGAGCTGCGCCGAAAGCACTTCCCTGCGGCGCGGTGA